The following proteins are encoded in a genomic region of Apis mellifera strain DH4 linkage group LG14, Amel_HAv3.1, whole genome shotgun sequence:
- the LOC107965494 gene encoding uncharacterized protein LOC107965494, whose translation MIRPRNKCAHSRLVDRRSGGEVSIERGKFAEHAHEYVLRERQTRPGEGGIPARWSKFCSLVDKRFGWPPNTTFLAISCQCAKVFQIIQTTDEWTGMRLMETKS comes from the exons ATGATTCGTCCAAGGAACAAATGCGCCCACAGCCGATTGGTCGATCGTCGCAGCGGTGGGGAGGTGTCGATCGAGCGCGGCAAATTCGCCGAG CACGCTCACGAGTACGTGTTGCGCGAGAGACAAACGAGACCGGGAGAAGGTGGAATCCCGGCAAGATGGTCGAAATTTTGTAGTTTAGTGGATAAACGATTTGGATGGCCTCCAAATACGACGTTTCTTGCAATTTCGTGTCAGTGCGCGAAagtgtttcaaattattcaaaccaCGGATGAGTGGACGGGGATGCGATTAATGGAGACAAAATCGTGA